Proteins encoded in a region of the Candidatus Hydrogenedentota bacterium genome:
- the hisC gene encoding histidinol-phosphate transaminase, giving the protein MKYARRLLRDVEGYVPGEQPRAEQVVKLNTNENPYPPSPRVLEALRALSAGQLRRYPDPLSTAFREACARRYGCPNADWVIAGNGMDELLALAVRTFVDPGDRVLAMYPTYSLYEVLCRLHGAELLSVDLDDDFALPETFFKAQARMCFFTRPNAPTGHCAPRADVERFCAGFNGVVVIDEAYVDFADDNCMDFARRFDNVVVMRTFSKSFSLAGMRIGVAAANPALIKEFLKTKDSYNMDAVSQAAGLAAIEDYAHMEQNVAKVRATRARLMGDLHRLGFAAGASQANFVLARWTGVPSALEIFEALRERGIFVRYFNLRRLSDSLRISIGTDEECAALITALEDILARRA; this is encoded by the coding sequence GTGAAGTACGCGCGCAGACTACTGCGGGACGTGGAAGGCTACGTTCCCGGCGAGCAGCCCCGTGCAGAGCAGGTTGTCAAGCTCAACACAAACGAGAACCCGTACCCGCCGTCGCCGCGCGTGCTCGAAGCGTTGCGCGCGCTGAGCGCCGGCCAGTTGCGCCGGTATCCGGACCCCCTGTCGACGGCGTTCCGCGAGGCGTGCGCGCGCCGCTACGGGTGCCCCAATGCCGACTGGGTTATTGCGGGCAACGGTATGGATGAGTTGCTCGCGCTCGCCGTGCGCACCTTCGTGGACCCCGGTGACCGCGTGCTCGCCATGTACCCGACGTACAGCCTCTACGAGGTCCTCTGCAGGCTGCACGGCGCGGAATTGCTGTCCGTGGACCTCGACGATGATTTCGCGCTGCCGGAAACGTTCTTTAAGGCGCAGGCGCGCATGTGTTTCTTTACGCGGCCGAACGCGCCGACCGGCCATTGCGCGCCGCGCGCGGATGTCGAACGTTTTTGCGCGGGATTCAACGGCGTCGTCGTGATCGACGAGGCGTACGTCGATTTCGCGGACGATAACTGCATGGATTTTGCGCGCCGCTTCGACAATGTCGTCGTAATGCGCACGTTCTCAAAGTCATTCAGCCTCGCCGGCATGCGCATTGGCGTCGCGGCTGCGAATCCGGCGCTTATCAAAGAGTTCCTCAAGACGAAGGACTCGTACAATATGGATGCGGTCAGTCAAGCGGCGGGTCTGGCCGCCATCGAAGACTACGCCCACATGGAGCAAAACGTTGCGAAGGTGCGCGCGACCCGCGCACGGCTTATGGGAGACCTGCATCGACTGGGCTTTGCCGCTGGCGCGTCTCAGGCGAATTTTGTGCTGGCGCGCTGGACGGGCGTGCCCTCGGCGCTGGAAATCTTCGAGGCACTGCGTGAGCGCGGCATATTCGTGCGCTATTTCAATCTGCGCCGCCTCAGCGACTCGCTGCGCATCAGCATCGGCACGGATGAAGAATGCGCAGCGCTCATCACCGCGCTTGAGGATATCCTGGCCCGCCGCGCATGA
- the hisD gene encoding histidinol dehydrogenase: protein MVIRDDAAFRDAQAYARKLSFAAGEKTLQDVRESVRWVIDAVRTNGDAAIAECTERFDRVALSPDQFEVKPAEIEAAVASVDPSLIAILERAHENIRRFHIKNLRESWEETYEDGTVAGQRITPIESAGVYVPGGKAFYPSSVLMNIVPARVAGVKEIVMVSPPSHAGSIHPVVLAAARLAGATRVFRIGGAQAVAALAYGTETVPPVVKITGPGNVYVTVAKSLVRGRVEIDSEAGPSEIVVIADVKADPVHVAAELLAQAEHDESALPILITPSEDLVEEVRETIAEELQRAPRRDIIKRSIEERGRAIVVRNMDEAVELTNLIAPEHLSIQVEFPRKLADRVVNAGAIMLGGWTPVAAGDYYAGPNHILPTGRRARYQSPLSAEEFRKVTNILYYSRERLRADAEDIITFAKAEGLDAHARAVEVRL, encoded by the coding sequence ATGGTCATTCGCGACGATGCCGCGTTCCGCGACGCGCAGGCCTATGCGCGCAAGCTGAGTTTTGCCGCGGGTGAAAAGACACTGCAGGACGTGCGGGAGTCCGTGCGCTGGGTCATCGACGCGGTCCGGACGAACGGCGACGCGGCCATAGCCGAATGCACGGAGCGGTTCGACCGTGTCGCGCTCAGCCCCGATCAATTCGAAGTGAAACCCGCGGAAATCGAGGCTGCCGTCGCCTCCGTTGACCCCAGTCTCATCGCCATTCTGGAACGCGCCCACGAGAACATCCGGCGTTTCCACATCAAGAACCTGCGAGAGTCGTGGGAGGAGACGTACGAGGATGGCACAGTGGCCGGCCAGCGGATCACGCCCATTGAGAGTGCCGGGGTCTACGTGCCGGGCGGCAAGGCGTTCTATCCTTCGTCCGTCCTGATGAATATCGTGCCCGCGCGCGTGGCCGGCGTGAAAGAGATTGTCATGGTCTCGCCGCCCTCGCACGCCGGCAGCATTCATCCCGTTGTGCTCGCGGCGGCACGGCTCGCCGGCGCCACGCGCGTGTTTCGTATAGGCGGCGCGCAGGCCGTCGCGGCGCTCGCGTACGGTACCGAGACCGTCCCGCCCGTGGTGAAGATCACCGGGCCGGGCAATGTTTACGTGACCGTGGCCAAGTCGCTCGTGCGCGGCAGGGTCGAGATCGACAGTGAAGCGGGGCCGTCCGAGATCGTCGTGATTGCCGACGTGAAAGCTGACCCGGTTCACGTTGCCGCGGAATTGCTGGCCCAAGCGGAGCACGACGAATCGGCCTTGCCAATTCTCATCACGCCGTCCGAGGACCTGGTCGAGGAAGTGCGCGAGACAATCGCGGAAGAACTGCAGCGCGCGCCGCGCCGCGACATCATCAAGCGGTCCATCGAGGAGCGGGGCCGGGCGATCGTTGTCCGCAACATGGACGAAGCCGTTGAATTGACGAATTTGATTGCTCCGGAGCACCTGAGCATTCAGGTCGAGTTCCCGCGGAAACTCGCGGACCGCGTAGTCAACGCAGGCGCGATCATGCTGGGCGGTTGGACCCCAGTCGCGGCGGGCGACTACTATGCCGGGCCAAACCACATCCTCCCGACGGGCCGACGCGCCAGGTACCAATCGCCGCTGTCCGCCGAGGAATTTCGCAAAGTGACGAACATCCTCTACTACTCGCGTGAACGGTTGCGCGCCGACGCGGAAGATATTATCACCTTCGCCAAGGCGGAAGGGCTCGACGCGCACGCCCGCGCCGTCGAGGTGCGGCTGTGA
- the murA gene encoding UDP-N-acetylglucosamine 1-carboxyvinyltransferase: MDKILIRGGKPLKGDVQVRGAKNAALPLMAAALLAEGPCVLHNVPCLHDVFTMDKILSSMGVDIEFTGRYMTLTAPSTAQPEAPYDLVRKMRASFFVLGPLLGRFGRARVSLPGGCAIGTRPVDIHLKGLEALGANIRIDEGYVLAEGRLTGADITLAFPSVGATENIMMAACRAQGVTRLSNAAREPEIEDLARFLNGMGARISGAGTDLITVVGVEALSGVEHAVIADRIEAGTFLTAGAATGGEVTVSNACPEHLVAFLDKLREAGADVEVYGRRIRIAAPNGLKAVDVATQPYPGFATDLQAQMMALLTCAAGVSHIKETVFENRFMQASELVRMGADIALEGNMAIVRGVQHLSGAPVMASDLRASAALVIAGLMATRGETAIARVYHIDRGYERIEERLATLGADVERVHE, translated from the coding sequence ATGGATAAGATTCTCATCCGCGGCGGAAAACCCCTGAAAGGGGATGTGCAGGTGCGTGGCGCGAAGAACGCCGCGTTGCCGCTGATGGCCGCGGCCCTGCTCGCCGAAGGTCCGTGCGTCCTCCACAACGTGCCCTGTCTGCACGACGTGTTCACGATGGACAAGATCCTCTCTTCCATGGGAGTGGATATCGAGTTCACGGGCCGGTACATGACGCTGACCGCGCCGTCCACGGCCCAGCCGGAAGCTCCTTACGACCTCGTGCGCAAGATGCGCGCCTCGTTCTTCGTGCTCGGGCCGCTGCTGGGCCGCTTCGGCCGGGCCCGCGTGTCCCTGCCGGGCGGTTGCGCCATTGGCACGCGTCCGGTGGATATCCACCTGAAGGGGCTCGAGGCGCTCGGCGCCAACATACGCATAGACGAGGGTTATGTGTTGGCGGAAGGCCGGCTCACCGGCGCGGACATCACGCTGGCGTTTCCCAGCGTGGGCGCGACCGAGAACATCATGATGGCTGCCTGCCGCGCGCAGGGCGTGACGCGCCTGAGCAACGCCGCGCGCGAACCCGAAATTGAAGACCTGGCCCGGTTCCTGAACGGAATGGGCGCGCGTATTTCCGGCGCGGGCACCGACCTGATCACGGTGGTCGGCGTAGAGGCTCTGTCCGGTGTGGAGCACGCGGTTATCGCGGACCGAATCGAGGCGGGCACGTTCCTGACCGCCGGCGCGGCCACGGGCGGCGAGGTCACCGTGTCGAACGCGTGCCCGGAACACTTGGTTGCGTTTTTGGACAAGCTGCGCGAGGCCGGCGCGGATGTGGAAGTGTACGGTAGACGTATCCGTATAGCCGCGCCGAACGGATTGAAAGCGGTGGACGTGGCGACCCAGCCCTATCCCGGCTTCGCCACGGACCTTCAAGCGCAGATGATGGCGCTTCTGACGTGCGCGGCAGGAGTCAGCCATATCAAGGAGACTGTTTTCGAGAACCGGTTCATGCAGGCGAGCGAACTGGTGCGCATGGGCGCCGACATCGCGCTCGAAGGCAATATGGCCATCGTGCGGGGCGTCCAGCACCTTTCCGGCGCGCCGGTCATGGCGTCGGACCTGCGCGCCAGCGCCGCCCTGGTTATCGCCGGGTTGATGGCCACGCGGGGAGAGACCGCCATCGCGCGCGTGTATCATATAGACCGCGGTTACGAACGGATAGAGGAACGCCTGGCCACGCTGGGCGCGGATGTGGAACGAGTCCACGAGTAA
- the secG gene encoding preprotein translocase subunit SecG yields the protein MWTALWWLMIILYVPACFGLIVIVLLQKGRGAGFAGAFGVGPGSETVFGPRMAKSMPQKLTYTMAGIFMLMALLMSIIGGKVSRGVAPSLAPEIAAEQAATDASFDSIFNDGASPAPELPASAVPVTAPPAPDAAATPPAADAGAVPPAADTAATPPAATAETPMEAEAPVSAPQAGTAAPENPAVPAAADAAAAAPVEQPPAETQETATEESQ from the coding sequence ATGTGGACCGCACTCTGGTGGTTGATGATTATTCTCTATGTGCCCGCCTGCTTCGGACTGATTGTCATCGTCTTGTTGCAGAAGGGGCGCGGAGCCGGTTTCGCGGGCGCGTTCGGTGTCGGCCCGGGCTCCGAGACTGTTTTCGGGCCGCGCATGGCCAAAAGCATGCCCCAGAAGCTCACCTACACCATGGCTGGCATCTTCATGCTGATGGCGCTGCTGATGTCGATCATCGGCGGCAAAGTGAGCCGGGGCGTGGCCCCGAGCCTGGCGCCGGAGATTGCAGCGGAACAGGCCGCCACCGATGCCAGCTTCGATTCTATCTTCAACGACGGCGCGAGTCCCGCGCCGGAGTTGCCTGCGTCTGCCGTCCCGGTAACCGCGCCTCCGGCCCCGGATGCCGCCGCGACGCCGCCTGCGGCTGACGCGGGCGCTGTGCCGCCTGCGGCTGATACGGCCGCTACGCCTCCCGCCGCCACCGCGGAGACGCCCATGGAAGCGGAAGCGCCGGTTTCCGCGCCGCAAGCGGGAACCGCCGCGCCGGAAAACCCCGCCGTGCCCGCCGCCGCTGACGCCGCCGCCGCGGCTCCGGTGGAACAGCCGCCCGCGGAAACGCAGGAAACGGCAACGGAGGAATCGCAGTAG
- a CDS encoding triose-phosphate isomerase: protein MRKALIAGNWKMFKLVGEAVKVLESLKPLVADVADVEIVVCPPFTALDAAGKSLAGSNIALGAQNTYKKAEGACTGEISPQMLLDVGCAWVIIGHSERRRDFGETDALLNEKLKFALKSGLRVMFCVGETREERESGQMMGVLTRQVSEGLAGLTSDALEQVALAYEPVWAIGTGVNATPEQAQEVHAFVRDLVSRMFDATTAARLRIQYGGSVNQDNAANLYAKPDVDGFLVGGASLDAAKFAAVVKAGVAK from the coding sequence GTGAGAAAGGCGCTGATTGCTGGCAACTGGAAGATGTTCAAGCTGGTCGGGGAGGCTGTCAAGGTTCTGGAGTCCTTGAAACCCCTCGTGGCGGACGTAGCCGACGTCGAGATTGTGGTATGCCCGCCCTTTACTGCGCTCGATGCGGCGGGGAAGTCGCTCGCGGGCAGCAATATCGCGCTGGGCGCGCAAAATACTTACAAGAAGGCGGAAGGCGCGTGCACGGGCGAGATTTCCCCGCAGATGCTTCTGGACGTCGGCTGCGCGTGGGTGATCATCGGGCATAGCGAGCGCCGCAGAGACTTCGGCGAGACCGACGCGCTGCTAAACGAGAAGCTGAAGTTCGCGCTTAAATCCGGGCTCCGAGTCATGTTCTGCGTCGGCGAGACTCGCGAAGAGCGCGAGAGCGGCCAGATGATGGGGGTGCTGACGCGGCAGGTCAGCGAAGGGCTGGCCGGCCTGACCTCGGACGCCCTGGAACAGGTCGCTCTGGCCTACGAGCCCGTGTGGGCGATTGGCACCGGGGTGAATGCCACCCCGGAACAGGCGCAAGAAGTCCATGCGTTCGTGCGCGACTTGGTGAGCCGTATGTTCGATGCAACCACTGCGGCCCGGTTGCGGATACAATATGGCGGAAGCGTCAATCAGGACAACGCGGCGAACCTGTATGCCAAGCCTGATGTGGACGGCTTCCTGGTAGGCGGCGCATCGCTGGACGCGGCCAAGTTCGCGGCCGTTGTGAAGGCGGGTGTCGCAAAGTAG
- a CDS encoding response regulator, translating into METKQSFSTSEVARYCHVTADTIRKWAEAGRIQVFKTPGGHRRIRREDLVRFLRDNSIPIHEDLDNSGVKVLVVDDEKSVISVVRRFLERAQTPFQIEVALDGFDAGQQVATFKPDVIFLDLRLPGLDGFEVCRRIKSNKDTASMHVIAMTGYYEGDVAQRIIELGAAMLMQKPFTPDDLRRALARVGVEVN; encoded by the coding sequence ATGGAAACAAAGCAATCTTTCAGTACCTCAGAGGTCGCGCGATATTGCCACGTAACGGCCGATACGATTCGCAAGTGGGCCGAAGCGGGCCGCATACAGGTATTCAAGACGCCGGGTGGACATCGCCGCATACGCCGTGAGGATTTAGTGCGTTTTCTGCGCGACAACAGCATCCCAATTCACGAAGACTTGGACAATTCCGGGGTGAAAGTACTCGTCGTGGACGACGAGAAGTCGGTCATTTCGGTAGTGCGCCGCTTCCTGGAGCGGGCACAAACGCCGTTCCAGATCGAGGTGGCCCTGGACGGCTTCGACGCGGGGCAACAGGTGGCCACGTTCAAGCCGGACGTCATTTTCCTGGACCTTCGCCTCCCGGGCTTGGACGGGTTCGAGGTTTGCCGCCGCATCAAGTCAAACAAGGATACGGCGAGCATGCATGTCATTGCGATGACGGGCTACTATGAGGGCGACGTGGCCCAGCGCATTATCGAGTTGGGCGCCGCCATGCTCATGCAGAAGCCCTTTACGCCAGATGACTTGCGTCGTGCGCTCGCGCGTGTCGGCGTTGAAGTGAACTGA
- a CDS encoding threonine--tRNA ligase produces the protein MDAAVDKDSFLYRLRHSLAHVMAQAVLEVRPNAKLAFGPPVENGFYYDFDFGDAPLGEADLEDVENRMRRIIKDKQGFTRAFKTLDEAERELSAHGEIYKVEYARELVDTGKAADGRLSFYRNGTFEDMCEGPHLEHTGEAPKGCFKLDRISGSYWRGDESRPMLTRIYGLAFASKEELQDFIERRKLAMERDHRKLGEELDLFFLDREVGVGLPLWMPHGAVIRDELEQWAREEEFRAGYQRVSTPCITRSDLYHRSGHLPYYAESMYPPMTLDEHDEYYLRPMNCPHHHKIYDARKRSYRELPLRLAEYGNVFRYEKHGSLAGLLRVRAMCMNDAHIYCTYDQVEQEFVSVLEMYHRYYQHLRLGNFRVRLSLHDTDKAKFVANEDLWVKSENMVRDVLHRLGIDFNEETGEAAFYGPKVDIQMKNLLGREETVSTCQLDFMMAERFNLTYVDSDGSEKRPYIIHRAPLSTHERMISFLIEFYGGAFPTWMAPVQVRMAPVKETVLGYAQELADTLRNSLFRVEIDLSGESFNKKIRNAVTHKIPNIWIIGEKEMEQRNVTWRRYAVKEQTTLPFDSAFESLKTLRAQRIMDNFADAAVPFLTATP, from the coding sequence ATGGACGCCGCAGTAGACAAGGATAGTTTTCTGTATCGGCTGCGCCATTCGCTGGCGCATGTCATGGCGCAGGCCGTGCTCGAGGTGCGCCCGAACGCGAAACTGGCCTTCGGTCCGCCCGTTGAGAACGGGTTCTACTATGATTTTGACTTCGGCGACGCGCCGCTCGGCGAAGCGGACCTGGAAGACGTCGAAAACCGGATGCGCCGGATTATCAAGGACAAGCAAGGGTTTACGCGCGCATTCAAGACCCTCGACGAGGCAGAGCGCGAATTGAGCGCGCACGGTGAAATCTACAAGGTCGAGTATGCGCGCGAGCTCGTCGATACGGGCAAGGCGGCCGACGGGCGTCTGTCGTTCTACCGCAACGGCACCTTCGAGGACATGTGCGAGGGTCCGCATCTCGAACACACCGGCGAAGCACCCAAGGGCTGCTTCAAGCTCGACCGCATTTCCGGCAGCTACTGGCGGGGCGATGAATCGCGGCCGATGCTGACCCGCATTTATGGATTGGCCTTCGCTTCGAAGGAAGAACTGCAGGACTTCATCGAGCGGCGCAAGCTCGCGATGGAGCGTGACCACCGGAAACTGGGCGAGGAACTAGACTTGTTCTTCCTCGACCGTGAGGTGGGTGTCGGCTTGCCCTTGTGGATGCCGCACGGCGCGGTGATCCGCGACGAACTCGAACAATGGGCGCGCGAGGAGGAATTCCGCGCGGGCTACCAGCGCGTGTCGACCCCGTGCATCACCCGCAGCGACCTGTACCACCGGTCCGGCCACCTGCCCTATTATGCCGAGAGCATGTACCCGCCCATGACCCTCGATGAGCACGACGAGTACTACCTGCGCCCGATGAACTGTCCGCACCATCACAAGATTTACGACGCGCGCAAGCGCAGCTATCGCGAACTGCCGCTGCGCCTCGCGGAGTACGGCAACGTGTTCCGCTACGAGAAGCACGGCTCGCTGGCGGGACTGCTCCGCGTGCGCGCCATGTGCATGAACGACGCGCACATCTACTGCACTTACGATCAGGTCGAACAGGAATTCGTCAGCGTGCTCGAAATGTACCACCGCTACTATCAGCACCTGCGCCTCGGCAACTTCCGCGTACGCCTCTCGCTGCATGACACCGACAAGGCGAAATTCGTTGCGAACGAGGACCTCTGGGTCAAGAGCGAGAACATGGTGCGCGACGTGCTGCACCGGCTCGGCATCGACTTCAACGAGGAAACCGGCGAGGCCGCGTTCTACGGGCCGAAGGTCGACATCCAGATGAAGAACCTGCTCGGCCGCGAGGAAACCGTGTCGACCTGTCAGCTCGATTTCATGATGGCTGAGCGCTTCAATCTCACTTACGTGGACAGCGACGGCTCAGAGAAACGTCCGTATATTATTCACCGCGCCCCGCTCAGCACCCACGAGCGCATGATCAGCTTCCTCATCGAGTTCTACGGCGGGGCGTTCCCGACCTGGATGGCCCCCGTGCAGGTGCGCATGGCGCCCGTGAAGGAGACCGTGCTTGGCTATGCGCAGGAACTCGCCGATACCCTGCGCAACAGTCTCTTCCGCGTTGAAATCGACCTCAGCGGCGAGAGCTTCAACAAGAAAATCCGCAACGCCGTCACGCACAAGATTCCCAACATCTGGATCATTGGCGAAAAGGAAATGGAGCAGCGCAACGTGACCTGGCGCCGCTACGCCGTCAAGGAACAGACGACCCTGCCCTTCGACAGCGCGTTCGAGTCGCTGAAAACCCTGCGCGCACAGCGCATCATGGACAACTTCGCCGACGCCGCAGTGCCGTTCCTGACCGCGACCCCATAA